A genomic window from Megalobrama amblycephala isolate DHTTF-2021 linkage group LG2, ASM1881202v1, whole genome shotgun sequence includes:
- the ovca2 gene encoding esterase OVCA2: MSKAAVPLRILCIHGYRQNGNSFREKTGALRKLLKKQVELVYISAPHQVPAIQNETNQEPEKSARSGEEDQRGWWFSDVQARSFNAKQECESSLGLEESIEAVKTAVKDLGPFDGILGFSQGAALVAMLCALQEQKLQPDFNFRFAILVAGFRSACSQHQRFYKGPAITIPSLHVFGQDDRVIPEEMSRDLLPAFDGAQILFHPGGHFVPAASSHRQTYQDFLKKFQ, encoded by the exons atgtcTAAAGCTGCGGTTCCTCTCCGAATTCTCTGTATTCATGGTTATCGACAGAATGGAAACTCTTTTAGAGAGAAGACAGGGGCTTTACGCAAACTATTAAAGAAACAAGTGGAGCTGGTGTATATTAGTGCACCACACCAAGTTCCTGCGATTCAAAACGAAA CCAATCAGGAACCAGAGAAGTCAGCCAGAAGTGGTGAAGAAGACCAGAGGGGCTGGTGGTTCTCTGATGTCCAGGCACGAAGTTTTAACGCTAAACAGGAGTGTGAGAGCAGCCTGGGTCTGGAAGAGAGTATAGAGGCTGTGAAAACTGCAGTGAAGGATCTTGGCCCTTTCGATGGCATCCTGGGCTTTAGTCAAGGTGCTGCCCTTGTGGCCATGCTGTGTGCCCTGCAAGAACAAAAACTACAGCCTGATTTCAATTTCCGCTTTGCCATCCTGGTCGCCGGATTTCGCAGTGCCTGTTCCCAGCATCAGCGGTTCTACAAAGGACCGGCGATAACAATCCCCTCTCTGCATGTGTTTGGACAGGATGACCGTGTAATTCCAGAGGAGATGAGCCGAGATCTGCTGCCAGCGTTTGATGGAGCTCAAATCCTCTTTCATCCTGGTGGACACTTTGTTCCGGCGGCATCCTCGCACAGACAGACATACCAAGACTTCCTCAAGAAGTTTCAGTGA